A single region of the Bacillus cereus genome encodes:
- the kynB gene encoding arylformamidase: MKTSQWIDISQPLNNDIATWPGDTSFSYEVSWSKENSGSVNVGKLTMSIHTGTHIDAPFHFDNDGKKVLDLDIDVFIGTARVIDVSGLESIGKKELESFNLEGVERLLLRTSSHGKAQEFPEEIPYLRADIAPFLSSKGIRLIGVDVPSVDPLDDKELAAHHQLFKHGIHILENVVLDHVVDGDYELIALPLALTDADGSPVRAVIRPI; this comes from the coding sequence ATGAAAACATCGCAGTGGATTGATATTTCGCAACCGTTAAATAATGATATCGCGACGTGGCCAGGGGATACATCTTTTTCATATGAAGTTTCATGGTCAAAAGAAAACAGTGGTTCAGTAAATGTCGGAAAGTTAACGATGAGCATTCATACAGGTACTCATATTGATGCACCTTTTCATTTTGATAATGACGGTAAGAAGGTATTAGATTTAGATATAGATGTATTTATAGGTACAGCACGAGTTATCGATGTTTCAGGGCTGGAGAGTATCGGTAAAAAAGAATTAGAAAGTTTTAACTTAGAAGGTGTAGAGCGACTATTGTTACGTACATCTTCACATGGAAAAGCGCAAGAGTTTCCAGAAGAAATCCCGTATTTACGTGCTGATATTGCACCATTTCTTTCAAGTAAGGGTATTCGTTTAATTGGAGTAGATGTACCTTCTGTTGATCCTTTAGATGATAAAGAACTAGCAGCGCATCATCAATTATTTAAACATGGAATACACATTTTAGAAAATGTCGTACTAGATCACGTAGTAGACGGCGATTACGAACTTATTGCATTACCACTTGCATTAACAGATGCGGATGGGAGTCCAGTTCGAGCTGTTATTAGACCAATATAA
- the kynU gene encoding kynureninase, translating into MYKEPFQPTYEYALECDKHDELKDFQSEFYKKEGIIYLDGNSLGLLSKRAEKSLLTLLDSWKEFGIDGWTEGEHPWFFLSEKLGELTAPLIGALPEETIVTGSTTANIHQVIATFYEPKGIRTKILADELTFPSDIYALQSQIRLKGLDPDEHLVRVKSRDGRTLSEDDIIHAMTDDIALLLLPSVLYRSGQILDMKRLTAEAHKRGIHIGFDLCHSIGSIPHHFKEWDVDFAIWCNYKYLNAGPGGVAGLYVNNKHFNRLPGLSGWFSSRKDKQFDMEHSLTAADHAGAYQIGTPHVLSTAPLIGSLEIFKEADIEKLREKSLHITRYMLDLIEHELKGFEFTIGNPLEDEKRGGHIYLEHAEAARICKALKANGVIPDFRAPNGVRLAPVALYNTYEEVWNSVQILKNIMKDEEYKKFENKREVVA; encoded by the coding sequence ATGTATAAAGAACCATTTCAACCAACTTATGAGTATGCGCTTGAATGTGATAAACATGATGAACTGAAAGATTTTCAATCTGAATTTTATAAAAAAGAAGGAATAATATATTTAGATGGTAACTCTTTAGGGTTACTTTCAAAAAGAGCAGAGAAATCGTTACTTACCTTGCTAGATTCATGGAAAGAGTTTGGGATTGATGGATGGACTGAAGGTGAGCATCCGTGGTTTTTCCTTTCGGAGAAATTGGGTGAATTGACAGCACCTCTTATTGGGGCTTTACCGGAAGAAACGATTGTAACCGGTTCCACGACTGCGAATATACATCAAGTTATTGCGACTTTTTATGAGCCAAAAGGAATACGAACAAAAATTCTTGCGGATGAATTAACTTTTCCGTCAGATATTTATGCACTTCAGAGTCAAATTCGTTTAAAAGGCTTAGATCCAGATGAGCATTTAGTACGAGTGAAAAGCCGAGATGGAAGAACACTTTCTGAAGATGATATTATTCATGCGATGACCGATGATATCGCTTTACTATTATTGCCTTCTGTACTATATAGGAGTGGACAAATTCTTGATATGAAGCGATTAACAGCTGAAGCTCATAAGCGTGGTATTCATATCGGTTTTGACTTATGTCATTCAATCGGCTCCATTCCGCATCATTTTAAAGAGTGGGATGTAGATTTCGCTATATGGTGTAATTATAAATATTTAAATGCAGGTCCTGGTGGTGTTGCAGGCCTTTATGTAAATAATAAACACTTTAATAGACTCCCAGGATTATCTGGTTGGTTTAGTTCTAGAAAAGATAAGCAATTTGATATGGAGCATTCATTAACTGCGGCTGACCATGCTGGAGCTTATCAAATAGGGACACCTCACGTATTAAGTACTGCACCATTAATCGGTTCTCTTGAAATTTTTAAAGAAGCTGACATTGAAAAGTTACGTGAAAAATCATTACATATTACGAGATATATGCTTGATTTAATTGAACATGAATTAAAAGGCTTTGAATTTACAATTGGAAATCCATTAGAGGATGAAAAACGAGGCGGGCATATTTATTTAGAACATGCTGAGGCGGCACGTATTTGTAAAGCGTTAAAAGCAAATGGGGTTATTCCTGACTTTAGAGCTCCAAATGGAGTTAGACTTGCGCCTGTTGCTTTATACAATACGTATGAGGAAGTATGGAACTCTGTACAAATTTTAAAGAACATTATGAAAGACGAAGAATATAAAAAGTTTGAAAATAAGCGAGAGGTTGTGGCGTAA
- a CDS encoding TetR/AcrR family transcriptional regulator translates to MKNSTLSTRKHRSLETKKKLLHSGYTIFIKNGFQKTTITQIIKHAETGYGTAYVYFKNKDALLIILMEGVMNRFYDIADRSFSPQTKLEACDMIQSQVRAFLQLAEEERDILQVVEEAIGLSREISQKWDEIRERFIKSITQDITYSQEGGLAQPELNKEIVARGWFAMNETFLWKIVQNDKELNLEEVVHTLTVMYTTGLYK, encoded by the coding sequence TTGAAAAATTCTACTCTTTCAACAAGAAAACACCGCTCCTTAGAAACAAAAAAGAAACTATTACATTCCGGTTATACTATTTTTATAAAAAACGGATTTCAGAAAACTACAATCACGCAAATTATTAAACATGCAGAAACTGGTTATGGAACAGCATATGTATATTTTAAAAACAAAGATGCTCTCCTCATTATTTTGATGGAAGGTGTGATGAATCGCTTTTATGATATTGCAGATCGCTCCTTTTCCCCTCAAACAAAGTTAGAAGCATGTGATATGATTCAAAGTCAAGTTAGAGCATTCTTACAATTAGCGGAAGAAGAACGGGATATTTTGCAAGTTGTCGAAGAAGCAATAGGATTATCAAGAGAGATAAGTCAAAAATGGGATGAGATTCGTGAACGCTTTATAAAAAGTATTACACAGGATATTACTTACTCTCAAGAAGGTGGCTTGGCGCAGCCTGAATTAAATAAAGAGATTGTAGCACGTGGCTGGTTCGCGATGAATGAAACGTTTCTTTGGAAAATCGTACAAAATGATAAAGAGCTAAATTTAGAAGAAGTTGTACATACATTGACAGTGATGTATACGACAGGTCTATATAAATAG
- a CDS encoding NUDIX hydrolase, translating to MPMSLYYKRLREKLGSELIFMPSIAAVIKNEQGEILFQYPGGEHWSLPAGAIEPGETPEEAVVREVWEETGLKIKVKKEKGVFGGKEFRHTYSNGDQVEYIVVVFECEIIGGGLKAVDGESVELKYFPLSEKPPLALPYPNKIFL from the coding sequence ATGCCAATGTCATTATATTATAAAAGACTTCGTGAAAAATTAGGATCTGAACTTATTTTTATGCCGAGTATAGCTGCTGTTATTAAAAACGAGCAGGGGGAAATCTTATTCCAATATCCTGGAGGAGAACACTGGAGTTTGCCAGCAGGGGCAATCGAACCAGGAGAAACACCAGAAGAAGCGGTTGTTAGAGAAGTGTGGGAAGAAACAGGATTAAAAATAAAAGTGAAAAAAGAAAAAGGGGTATTTGGAGGGAAAGAGTTTCGTCATACATATTCGAATGGGGATCAAGTAGAGTATATTGTTGTTGTATTTGAGTGTGAAATTATCGGAGGTGGGTTAAAAGCAGTTGATGGAGAATCTGTAGAACTAAAATATTTCCCTTTATCTGAAAAGCCACCTCTAGCATTACCGTATCCCAATAAAATATTTTTATAG
- a CDS encoding arylamine N-acetyltransferase, with amino-acid sequence MSQEKPTNQFLSFLSVTKKPVSLNFLNELVKAHQEKVKWETLTKIIDWEKGNETSNYFPSIETYINRITTKGLGGTCWTCSIGFHWLLSNLGFDVHYLYMNPGHLCLRVNLEQPYYVDVGYCAPLFQAYPLYESFQVSNVRETFSYEVSNNRIEITRDPGPAKILNTEPIHLTSMKELIKKSNDWHSSPVLKKIQIFGYIDGIPTSINDNILKRYFQGKKREHSLTSSELAYWITERFCIDKEMYQTATNIFNEKTSKK; translated from the coding sequence ATGTCACAAGAGAAACCAACAAATCAGTTTCTATCGTTTTTATCCGTTACAAAAAAGCCTGTAAGTTTAAATTTTTTAAATGAACTTGTTAAAGCTCATCAAGAGAAAGTAAAGTGGGAAACTCTTACTAAAATAATTGACTGGGAAAAAGGTAATGAAACAAGTAATTATTTTCCTTCCATTGAGACATACATAAACCGTATTACAACAAAAGGTCTGGGGGGTACTTGTTGGACGTGCTCGATTGGATTCCATTGGTTATTATCAAACCTTGGTTTTGACGTTCATTATTTGTATATGAATCCCGGACATTTATGCTTACGCGTTAACTTAGAGCAGCCTTACTACGTTGATGTTGGTTACTGTGCACCTTTATTTCAAGCTTATCCACTATATGAATCATTTCAAGTAAGTAATGTAAGAGAGACTTTTTCTTATGAAGTTTCAAATAATAGGATTGAAATTACTAGAGATCCAGGTCCAGCAAAAATCTTAAATACAGAGCCAATACATTTAACAAGTATGAAAGAACTCATTAAAAAGTCTAATGACTGGCATTCTTCTCCTGTATTAAAGAAAATTCAGATTTTCGGTTATATCGATGGCATTCCAACTTCTATTAATGATAATATTTTAAAACGATATTTCCAAGGTAAGAAAAGAGAACATAGCCTTACCTCTTCTGAACTTGCTTATTGGATAACAGAAAGATTTTGTATTGATAAAGAAATGTACCAAACAGCAACTAATATTTTTAATGAGAAAACTTCAAAAAAATAA
- a CDS encoding DUF3953 domain-containing protein, whose product MIRITTFTLAIIIMGYSIYSWNDDSKQSMLILQLLLGFMLAGMGIQNVKKEEKENKNMGLLFLLTSLFCIIVSLIKYLK is encoded by the coding sequence ATGATTAGAATTACCACATTCACACTCGCTATTATTATAATGGGCTATTCTATTTACAGTTGGAATGATGACTCGAAGCAAAGTATGCTTATTTTGCAATTATTGTTAGGATTTATGCTTGCTGGTATGGGGATACAAAACGTTAAGAAGGAGGAAAAAGAGAATAAGAATATGGGGTTGTTGTTTTTACTTACATCGCTATTTTGTATCATTGTATCGTTAATAAAATATTTAAAATAA
- a CDS encoding DUF3977 family protein, with protein sequence MKYIEIGIGNRWFVRTETENKDGTEFEERGIIKPIYFESLYVRIWLRKTCFIFDTKEGFKKVRKSRAEYKFIVGMVSRLKQ encoded by the coding sequence GTGAAGTATATTGAAATTGGTATCGGAAATAGGTGGTTCGTTCGAACGGAAACTGAAAATAAAGATGGAACTGAATTTGAGGAACGAGGAATTATAAAACCAATTTATTTTGAGTCTTTATACGTACGCATTTGGCTTCGGAAAACGTGTTTTATTTTTGATACGAAAGAGGGCTTTAAGAAAGTAAGAAAAAGTAGAGCTGAGTATAAGTTTATTGTTGGAATGGTGAGTAGGTTAAAACAATAG
- a CDS encoding sigma-54-dependent Fis family transcriptional regulator: MLASPFYLHTWKKFVDEGVLDSNRINERISESWHRCKRANVNPHMNKGQKILSSNIFQGQKKKSEIFLDIAIPQIQNMRKTIDELQMMALLIDPDGYVLSLSGNQQTLKRAKHINFIEGVKWTEAAIGTNAIGTALEIEEAIMISGTEHYSVASHSWSCAAAPIHNDDGKLIGVLDFSCPIEFSHPYMLGMVTSIAHAIERECSIRVHQNELHLIHRFLDVIDSDEQVVICNHRDVIVSASKRVRERVCNWSRMKLEDLIHNGLKSKLEVPVYSNDRMIGKCIYLKENKQANLFSNFPFINGITFPGVIGTSSVFQHTLEEIKLVSPTDASVYVCGETGVGKEYVARAIHENSSRKKGPFIAVNCGSLPKELMESELFGYAEGAFTGARRQGYKGKFEQADGGTIFLDEIGEIPPEMQVALLRVLQERTVTPIGSSKEVPVNIRIITATHKDLLRLVEEGKFRQDLYYRLHVYPLYVPSLLERKEDIPYFIQHFCERKKWNIVFPKSICKQFSQHTWPGNIRELLNVLERIYILSQGREICEKQISFLLQTMMGNQHQLELQAENKTEHTLNFREKIQRDSMIEALEKTNGNVSLAAKLLDVPRSTFYKRMQKFRL, encoded by the coding sequence ATGTTAGCTTCACCGTTCTACTTACATACATGGAAAAAGTTTGTTGATGAAGGAGTCCTTGATTCGAACCGTATAAACGAAAGAATTTCAGAATCATGGCACCGATGTAAACGAGCAAATGTGAATCCTCATATGAATAAAGGTCAGAAAATTTTGTCTTCTAATATTTTTCAGGGTCAAAAGAAAAAAAGTGAAATCTTCCTTGATATAGCAATACCTCAAATACAAAATATGAGAAAAACCATTGATGAACTGCAAATGATGGCATTATTAATTGATCCAGATGGTTACGTTCTATCGTTAAGTGGAAATCAGCAAACGTTGAAAAGAGCGAAACATATTAATTTCATTGAAGGTGTGAAATGGACGGAGGCAGCTATTGGTACAAATGCGATAGGAACAGCGTTAGAGATTGAAGAGGCTATTATGATAAGTGGTACAGAGCATTATTCTGTCGCATCTCATAGCTGGAGTTGTGCGGCCGCTCCCATTCATAATGATGATGGGAAATTAATTGGTGTTCTAGATTTCTCCTGTCCAATTGAGTTTTCGCATCCATATATGCTCGGTATGGTAACTTCGATTGCACATGCGATTGAACGTGAATGTAGTATTCGAGTGCATCAAAATGAGCTACACTTAATCCATCGTTTTTTAGATGTAATTGACAGTGATGAACAAGTTGTTATTTGTAATCATCGCGATGTTATCGTTTCTGCGAGCAAGAGGGTTCGCGAACGAGTATGTAATTGGTCACGAATGAAACTTGAAGATTTAATACACAACGGATTGAAATCTAAATTAGAAGTACCAGTATATAGTAATGATAGAATGATTGGGAAATGTATTTATTTAAAGGAAAATAAACAGGCGAATTTATTTTCTAATTTCCCATTTATAAACGGCATTACTTTTCCTGGAGTTATTGGGACAAGCAGCGTATTTCAACATACTTTAGAAGAAATTAAGCTTGTTTCACCAACTGACGCTAGTGTATATGTATGTGGTGAAACAGGTGTAGGGAAAGAATATGTAGCGAGAGCGATTCATGAAAATAGTTCAAGAAAAAAGGGTCCTTTTATAGCTGTTAACTGCGGTTCATTACCGAAAGAATTAATGGAAAGTGAATTATTCGGTTATGCTGAAGGAGCGTTTACAGGTGCGCGGCGCCAAGGATATAAAGGGAAATTCGAACAAGCAGACGGAGGAACAATATTTTTAGATGAAATTGGTGAAATACCACCAGAGATGCAAGTAGCGCTATTGCGCGTTTTACAAGAGCGAACAGTAACACCAATTGGAAGTTCAAAAGAAGTACCAGTAAATATTCGTATTATTACTGCAACACATAAAGATTTACTACGTTTAGTAGAAGAAGGGAAATTCCGTCAAGATTTATATTATCGTTTACATGTTTATCCGCTATATGTTCCATCATTATTGGAGAGAAAAGAAGATATTCCATATTTCATACAACATTTTTGCGAACGAAAGAAGTGGAATATCGTATTTCCAAAGAGTATTTGTAAGCAATTTTCACAGCATACATGGCCCGGAAATATTCGGGAATTATTAAATGTATTAGAACGTATTTACATTTTGTCGCAAGGACGGGAAATATGCGAAAAACAAATCTCTTTTTTATTACAAACAATGATGGGAAATCAACATCAACTTGAATTGCAAGCTGAAAATAAAACAGAACATACATTAAATTTCCGTGAAAAAATACAGCGTGATAGTATGATTGAAGCGCTAGAAAAGACGAACGGAAATGTTTCATTAGCTGCAAAACTATTAGATGTGCCACGCAGTACATTTTATAAACGTATGCAAAAATTTAGGCTATAA
- a CDS encoding NIPSNAP family protein, which translates to MFYRRKYYIVKNEFIEVFNAHFNNTNLPNQLKHGSRLIGRWMKGNNDGTTEVFAIWEYDRYEDYEEIEMKIRSDKMHVKRIHDWYEKHGGKEYVLREYILEMKNEELLCTVK; encoded by the coding sequence ATGTTTTACAGAAGAAAGTACTATATAGTAAAAAATGAATTTATTGAAGTATTTAATGCTCATTTTAATAATACTAATTTACCTAATCAGTTAAAGCATGGCTCTCGACTAATAGGACGCTGGATGAAAGGCAATAATGATGGCACGACTGAAGTATTTGCAATATGGGAATATGATAGATATGAAGATTATGAAGAAATTGAAATGAAAATTAGAAGTGATAAGATGCATGTTAAAAGAATACATGATTGGTATGAAAAACATGGCGGGAAAGAATATGTTTTACGAGAGTACATACTAGAGATGAAAAATGAAGAGTTACTATGCACTGTAAAATGA
- a CDS encoding GNAT family N-acetyltransferase, whose protein sequence is MIIKGQEFHINGLTYTIRSAAETDAEQLAKIRVQIDGETENMDREAGEGFIDKVGFQKIIKTDSEELKNLFLVAEVHNQIVGFSRCEGSNLKRLSHKVEFGVCILREFWGYGIGKILLQQSIHWADENEVKKISLQVLETNEKAIHLYKKLGFEVEGILKNDKRLSDGKYYNTVVMGRFINTFHKRGVVECFTEESTI, encoded by the coding sequence ATGATTATAAAAGGACAAGAGTTTCATATAAATGGATTAACTTATACAATTCGTTCTGCAGCTGAAACAGATGCAGAGCAGTTAGCGAAAATTAGAGTTCAGATCGATGGTGAAACTGAAAATATGGATAGAGAAGCTGGAGAGGGATTTATAGATAAGGTAGGGTTTCAAAAAATAATAAAAACAGATAGTGAAGAACTGAAGAATCTCTTTTTAGTTGCAGAAGTGCACAACCAAATCGTAGGATTTTCAAGATGTGAAGGATCAAATTTGAAGAGATTATCTCATAAAGTAGAGTTTGGTGTTTGTATTTTAAGAGAGTTTTGGGGATATGGAATCGGTAAGATTCTATTGCAACAATCTATTCATTGGGCTGATGAAAATGAAGTGAAAAAGATATCATTACAAGTGTTAGAGACAAACGAAAAAGCCATTCACCTTTATAAAAAATTAGGTTTTGAAGTAGAAGGTATACTGAAAAATGATAAAAGGCTATCGGATGGGAAGTATTATAATACGGTAGTAATGGGAAGGTTTATTAATACATTTCATAAAAGAGGTGTAGTGGAATGTTTTACAGAAGAAAGTACTATATAG
- a CDS encoding DeoR/GlpR family DNA-binding transcription regulator: MFTEERREKILELLKKDGRVIAKDLAESFDMSIDSIRRDLSIMEKDGLLKRTHGGAIELARVRNLAAEPSKRYCNSSLDEGAIAKVAASFIQEGDSVFIGGASIHYAMLKYLPETSFTVITNALEIASKLREYKNVDTYLIGGKVKPSGNMTDTLASELISRFSIDLYFSTGGGISSNGISTATPEVAYFGKTVSKIARRNICLAPHNKLGINCFIKGESLREIDLIITDEEASKETIQQFEKQGKEILIAPIDCV, encoded by the coding sequence ATGTTTACTGAAGAGCGTAGAGAGAAAATTTTAGAGTTACTTAAGAAAGATGGAAGGGTAATTGCTAAAGATCTTGCGGAAAGTTTCGATATGTCTATTGATTCTATAAGAAGAGATTTGTCTATTATGGAGAAGGATGGCTTGTTAAAAAGAACACATGGAGGTGCAATCGAACTTGCTAGAGTAAGGAATTTAGCTGCCGAACCATCGAAACGTTATTGTAATAGTTCACTAGATGAAGGAGCGATTGCGAAAGTTGCTGCATCATTCATACAAGAAGGAGATTCCGTTTTTATTGGCGGGGCATCTATTCATTATGCGATGTTAAAGTATTTACCTGAAACATCATTTACAGTGATTACGAATGCTTTAGAAATTGCTAGTAAGTTACGGGAGTATAAGAATGTAGATACGTACTTAATTGGTGGAAAAGTGAAACCATCAGGAAATATGACAGATACACTTGCCTCAGAATTGATAAGTCGATTCTCAATTGATCTGTATTTTTCTACAGGTGGCGGCATTTCATCGAATGGTATAAGCACTGCAACGCCGGAAGTTGCTTATTTTGGAAAAACAGTAAGTAAAATTGCTAGAAGAAACATTTGTTTAGCTCCTCATAATAAACTCGGAATAAACTGCTTTATAAAAGGAGAGTCACTGAGAGAAATTGACCTTATAATAACAGATGAAGAGGCTAGTAAAGAAACGATTCAACAATTTGAGAAACAAGGTAAAGAAATTTTGATAGCACCAATAGACTGCGTTTAA
- a CDS encoding DUF4085 family protein has product MKYFNKDWYKEMQVSGFLIFSETLEEWEEVLRESEKVGMDYKQNLREDVEEKKEDLLKFLPKSLHPYIHDNTINSEYPSEKLKKLMLEWTIDYEKRMNDLEQAYIENFNSIKEKLTQNVVQLHEYSLHDSVVKSVEKKSKDTLIIILDCSGSFSDFEKLRLIFKGVTECSMPKKFEGAWWMCHEIALTENGFELGVLFDCPFEEVTICAKDVLLEKK; this is encoded by the coding sequence TTGAAGTATTTCAATAAAGATTGGTATAAAGAAATGCAAGTATCTGGATTTTTAATTTTCTCAGAAACATTAGAAGAATGGGAAGAGGTGTTGCGAGAGAGTGAAAAGGTAGGAATGGATTATAAGCAAAATTTGAGAGAAGATGTGGAAGAAAAGAAAGAAGATTTATTAAAGTTTCTACCTAAGTCACTACATCCATACATTCATGACAATACAATTAATTCAGAATACCCATCGGAAAAATTAAAGAAACTTATGCTTGAGTGGACAATAGATTATGAGAAAAGAATGAATGATTTAGAACAAGCTTATATAGAAAATTTTAATTCTATAAAAGAAAAACTCACACAGAATGTCGTTCAACTACATGAATACTCACTACATGACAGTGTAGTCAAATCAGTAGAGAAAAAATCAAAAGATACGCTAATTATTATTTTAGATTGCAGTGGTAGTTTTAGTGATTTTGAAAAGCTTCGACTTATTTTTAAAGGAGTTACGGAATGTTCTATGCCGAAAAAATTTGAAGGTGCTTGGTGGATGTGTCATGAAATAGCACTTACTGAAAATGGATTTGAATTGGGTGTGTTATTTGATTGCCCATTTGAAGAAGTAACGATTTGTGCAAAAGATGTATTGCTTGAGAAAAAATAA
- the lpdA gene encoding dihydrolipoyl dehydrogenase, translating to MSNLVVIGGGPAGYVAAITAAQNGKDVTLIDEADLGGTCLNVGCMPTKSLLESAEVHDIVRKANNYGVTLNKGSISIDWKQIQARKSQIVSQLVQGIQYLMKKNKIKVIQGKAKFETDDRVRVTHGDKEDVVDGEQFIIAAGSEPTELPFAPFDGKWILNSSHAMSLENIPKSLLIVGGGVIGCEFASIYSRLGTKVTIVEMAPQLLPGEDEDIANILREKLENDGVEIFTGAALKGLNNYKKQASFEYEGSIQEANPEFVLVSVGRKPRVQELDLEKAGIQFSNKGISVNEHMQTNVSHIYAAGDVIGGIQLAHVAFHEGTTAALHASGEDVKVNYHAVPRCIYTAPEIASVGLSEKGAREQFGDILIGEFPFTANGKALIIGEQTGKVKVIVEPKYQEIVGISIIGPRATELIGQGTVMIHTEVTADIMRDYIAAHPTLSEAIHEALLQAVGHAVHA from the coding sequence ATGAGTAATTTAGTTGTTATTGGTGGCGGCCCTGCTGGCTATGTAGCGGCAATTACCGCGGCTCAAAATGGAAAAGATGTCACTCTTATTGATGAAGCTGATCTTGGCGGGACTTGTTTAAATGTTGGTTGCATGCCTACAAAATCTTTGTTAGAAAGTGCGGAAGTGCATGATATTGTGAGAAAAGCGAATAATTATGGAGTTACGCTTAACAAAGGAAGTATATCAATTGATTGGAAGCAAATACAAGCGAGGAAATCACAAATCGTATCGCAGCTCGTCCAAGGAATTCAATATTTAATGAAGAAAAATAAAATAAAAGTTATACAAGGTAAAGCAAAATTTGAAACGGATGACCGTGTGCGAGTTACACACGGTGATAAGGAAGATGTAGTAGATGGAGAACAGTTCATTATAGCGGCAGGTTCAGAACCAACTGAATTACCTTTTGCTCCATTTGATGGGAAGTGGATTTTAAATAGTAGCCATGCGATGTCCCTAGAAAATATACCGAAATCATTATTAATCGTTGGCGGTGGTGTAATAGGTTGCGAGTTTGCAAGTATTTATAGTCGGCTTGGAACAAAAGTTACGATTGTTGAAATGGCACCGCAATTATTACCTGGTGAAGATGAAGATATTGCAAATATATTAAGAGAGAAACTAGAAAATGATGGAGTAGAAATATTTACAGGAGCAGCTTTAAAAGGATTAAATAATTATAAGAAGCAGGCTTCATTTGAATATGAAGGAAGTATCCAAGAAGCCAATCCAGAATTTGTTCTCGTTTCTGTAGGCCGAAAACCACGTGTACAAGAATTAGATTTAGAAAAAGCAGGCATTCAATTTTCAAATAAAGGAATTTCTGTGAATGAACATATGCAAACAAATGTATCTCATATTTACGCAGCAGGTGATGTGATTGGTGGAATTCAGCTTGCTCACGTTGCCTTCCATGAAGGAACGACAGCAGCATTACACGCGAGCGGAGAAGATGTGAAAGTAAACTACCATGCTGTACCTCGCTGTATTTATACAGCTCCAGAAATTGCTAGCGTCGGTTTAAGTGAAAAAGGAGCAAGAGAGCAATTTGGTGATATTCTTATCGGAGAATTTCCTTTTACAGCAAACGGAAAAGCGCTTATTATTGGAGAACAGACGGGTAAAGTAAAAGTCATTGTGGAACCGAAGTACCAAGAAATTGTTGGGATTTCTATTATCGGTCCTCGTGCAACCGAACTAATCGGACAAGGAACTGTAATGATTCATACGGAAGTTACCGCTGATATTATGAGAGATTATATTGCAGCGCATCCAACTTTATCTGAAGCAATTCACGAAGCGTTATTGCAAGCGGTAGGACATGCTGTGCATGCTTAA